Proteins from one Ranitomeya variabilis isolate aRanVar5 chromosome 1, aRanVar5.hap1, whole genome shotgun sequence genomic window:
- the LOC143799323 gene encoding uncharacterized protein LOC143799323 gives MCGIVSSVADTEHLQVEVPDQRKKDSSRSRSSSSVVRGQEQAGASTSRMDSPPQRPAKKSAKSKHKQCALCAVPLPDSYQKRLCQTCICQTLEEEAPLRASDLRAVIREEISSSLKSSQHERSREVSPGSSPSMQEGECSRSSSPSSSDEEGRPCFSVDGMDALVKAVRTTMGVVENKEPRSTQDLMFAGLCQRSRKSFPGEDTVKDLVKREWEKQDKGFLPSSAKRRYPFDDKVLAEWVKIPKVDAAVASTSKSTTLPLEDVGLLKDPADRKADMFLKKVWEASSGAFKPAVAGTCTARSVMVWVAQLEEQLKTKVPRDKLLDSLSQIREGVAYLADASVDSLKLAARSAGLSNAARRALWLKTWKGDAQARAKLCTIPCRGIPSRDVSHTGDLTQPGIGSRRSRRREVQTSTPHLLQDVGEITDKSDLPVGGRLKHFYAQWSRVTSSNWILGIVRSGLKLEFRERPSDYFILTAPGSLNQQKALEKEIQMLRQKEVIVEVPKDQEGEGFYSPLFLIPKPDGSFRTIINLRKLNKFLQYHAFKMESIKSATKLLFPRCYMTVLDLKDAYYHLPIHKDHQRCLRMAVRLNNQVRHFQFTAMPFGLSMAPRVFTKVIAEVMAYVREQDTLVIPYLDDFLVDLGWLVNLEKSKLRPSTIQTFLGILLNSEKQLCFLPEEKKQKVIHKVSTAPGRAVL, from the exons ATGTGCGGCATTGTGTCTTCGGTTGCGGATACAGAGCaccttcaggtggaggtgcctgacCAGCGTAAGAAGGACAGCAGCCgctccaggagcagcagcagcgtggtacgggggcagGAGCAGGCAGGTGCCTCAACGTCACGTATGGATTCCCCTCCTCAGAGACCG gccaAAAAATCGGCTAAAtccaagcacaagcaatgtgccttATGTGCGGTTCCCCTGCCTGATAGTTATCAGAAAAGGCTCTGCCAAACTTGTATTTGTCAGACCTTGGAAGAGGAGGCTCCCCTTCGTGCATCAGACCTCAGGGCTGTTATAAGGGAGGAGATTAGCAGTTCCCTGAAAAGCAGTCAGCATGAGAGATCCAGGGAGGTATCGCCAGGATCGAGCCCGTCTATGCAAGAGGGTGAATGCTCACGTTCCTCATCACCATCCTCTTCGGATGAAGAGGGGAGACCCTGCTTTTCTGTGGATGGAATGGACGCACTAGTTAAAGCGGTTCGTACCACCATGGGGGTCGTAGAGAACAAGGAGCCAAGGTCAACCCAAGATCTAATGTTTGCAGGGTTGTGCCAAAGGAGCCGTAAATCGTTTCCGGGAGAGGATACGGTGAAAGATCTTGTTAAGcgagagtgggagaagcaggatAAGGGTTTCCTGCCATCATCAGCTAAGagaaggtacccctttgatgaCAAAGTCCTGGCGGAATGGGTTAAAattcctaaagtggatgcggcGGTAGCTTCCACGTCTAAATCAACCACCTTACCGCTAGAGGATGTAGGCCTTCTAAAAGACCCTGCGGATAGAAAAGCGGACATGTTCCTTAAAAAAGTGTGGGAAGCATCGTCGGGGGCTTTCAAACCGGCAGTTGCCGGCACTTGCACTGCCAGATCAGTTATGGTCTGGGTAGCCCAGCTGGAGGAGCAGCTAAAAACTAAGGTGCCTCGTGACAAGCTACTGGATTCACTATCCCAGATTCGGGAAGGTGTAGCATACTTGGCGGACGCCTCGGTGGACTCCCTAAAACTTGCAGCCAGATCAGCAGGACTCTCAAACGCTGCCCGGCGAGCCTTATGGCTTAAAACCTGGAAGGGGGACGCGCAGGCTAGAGCTAAATTATGtactattccgtgtaggg gaataccttcaagagACGTTTCCCATACCGGAGACCTTACCCAGCCCGGAATTGGGAGCCGGCGGAGCCGAAGAAGAGAAGTTCAGACTTCAACACCTCATCTTCTTCAAGACGTAGGCGAAATTACCGATAAATCGGACcttccagtagggggcagattAAAGCATTTTTATGCTCAATGGAGCAGAGTAACTTCCAGTAATTGGATCCTAGGTATAGTTAGGTCGGGATTAAAGCTAGAGTTCCGGGAAAGACCTTCAGATTATTTTATATTGACTGCCCCTGGTTCCTTAAACCAACAGAAGGCCCTGGAAAAAGAGATTCAAATGTTGAGACAAAAGGAAGTTATTGTAGAGGTTCCAAAAGATCAGGAGGGAGAAGGGTTCTATTCCCCCTTATTCTTAATCCCCAAACCTGATGgttcctttcgaaccatcataaatttacgaaaaCTGAACAAATTTTtacaataccatgcctttaaaatggaatcaattaaatcggcaactaaacttctttttcccaggtgttatatgacagtcctggatttaaaagatgcatactaccatctgcccattcacaaagatcaccaacggtgcctcagaatggcggtgcgcctAAACAATCAGGTCAGGCACTTTCAGTTTACGGCAATGCCATTTGGATTATCTATGgcaccaagggtgtttactaaggtcattgcggaagtaatggcctatgtcagagagcaagatactttagttataccctacttggatgacttcctagta GACCTAGGTTGGTTGGTCAACCTAGAGAAGTCAAAACTAAGGCCATCGACTATTCAAACCTTCttgggtattctgctaaattcagaGAAACAGCTGTGTTTTCTTCccgaagaaaagaagcagaaggtCATACACAAAGTCAGCACG gctccaggacGTGCGGTGCTGTAA